The segment CTGGCGAGCACATAGGCGCAGCCGACGCCGAGCAGAGCGATGAGCGCCATGGAGCCGAGAGCGATGACCAGCGAATTCCAGAGATAGCGGCCCATGTCGCGGCTTTCCCAGACATAGGAATAGGTACTCCATTGGGGTGCTGCCGGCCAGAAGCTCGGCGGCGTCGCGAACATCTCCGAGCCGCTTTTCAGCGCCGTGATGTACATCCAGTAGAGCGGGAAGAGATAGATCGCCGCCATCACGATCGATATTGCGAGCATCAGGCGGTCGCGGTTGGTCGTATTCATCCGCGCACCTCGTGGCGTGTGGACCGGACATAGACGACGGACGCGAACATGACGAAGACGATCATGATGACGGAGATCGTCGCGCCCTTGGCGAAGTCATATTGCCGGAAGGAGAGATCCCAGGCCCAGTATTGCGTGACGTTCGACGAATTGTTCGGCCCGCCCGAGGTGATCGCGGCAAAAAGGTCGAACTGCTGCAGGGTGAAGATCAGGCCGAGCGAGACAATGGCGCCGATGGTCGAGCGCATCATAGGCAGCGTGATCGTCCAGAAACGCTGCCAGACATTGGCGCCGTCGAGTTCGGCCGCCTCGTAGAGATCTGCCGGAATGCCGGCGAGACCGACGGACAGCAGGATCATATTGAACGAGGTGCCGAGCCAGATATTGGCGATGATGACGGCATAGAGCGAATAATGCGGGTCCGAGCGCCAGAAAATGTTGGCGGAGATGATGCCGCTTTCCTTCAGAATGAAATTCAGCACGCCGAAATCGCCCGAAAGAATCCAGTTCCAGATGGCGCCGACGACGAGACCGGGCATGATCCACGAGACGAGGAACAGGCCGCGCATCCACGAGGCGCCGGGAAAATTGACCCAGAAGAACAGTGCCAGGCCGAAACCGATCAGGAACTGGCCGGCGATGGAGCCGGTGACGAAGATGATGGTGTTGTAGAGGATCGGCAGTGTTTCGGGCTGCGCGAAGAGGTCGGTGTAATTCTTGAAGCCGACAAAGGGACGCGAGAAGGTGCCGAGGCTGAACATGTCGACCTCCTGGAAGCTCATCACGACATTGTAGATGAGCGGCAGCCCCGCCATCAGAAACAGAAAGCCAAGGGGAAATGCGACCAGCACGATGTCGAAACCGCGGCCGTCCCTGACGCTCGTCAGGATCCTCTTCATGAGTCCTCCGATGCTCCGAACGGGGCCGCCTGGCGCATGATGCGGAAGACGGCCCCTGCCGGGAGGAAATGGTTGAATTACTCCTTCTCCCCAGCGGAGGGTCCGAAGGACGGGTCGAGACACGCGGCTCGACCCAGGTACGGATTGCCGAAGGGGAGAGGACAGGGAGCAAGTGGCGCCCCCGGCCCTGCGCTTATGCTTCGGGCGTTCGTCGCTGCAATCGATTCACTGGATCGATTGCTTCGGCTGCGCCGAACCGCTCCTCACCCCAACACAGCCTTGATCTTGTCCGCGGCCTGGTCGAGCGCGTCCTTCGGGCTCATCTGGCCGGTCAGCGCCGCCTGGATGGCGTCCTGGATCGCCTTGGAGATCTTCGGCCATTGCGGATGCGGGCCGCGGGGCTTCGCGTATTTCAGCTGTTCGAGGAAGACCTTGAGGGCGGCATCCTTCAGCGGCTGGCCGGTCTCGGGGATCGAGATGTCGGAGCGAGCCGGAAGCTGGCCGAAGTTCTTGAACATCTTGTCGTCCTGCGAGGCAAAATATTCGAGCGCCTTGAAGGCTTCGGCCGGATGTTTGCTCGAGGCGAAGATTGCCCAGTTGAAGTCGCCCATGGCCGAGGAGCGTTCAGCCCCTTCCTTGGGGATCGGAAGCAGGGTAACGCCCCAGTCGAATTTCGCTTCCTGCAGCATACGGTCGAGTTCCCAGGGACCCGAGATCGCCATTGCGGCGTTGCCGGAGTTGAAGGTGCCTGTGGAATCCCACTGGCCGCGGGTCAGCGTGTCGGGAGAAGCGAGCTTGTCGTCGATGATCGTCTTCCAGATCCCGAGTGCCTTAACCGCGCCGTCGGCATTGATGTGCTCGTAGCTGCCGCCGCCCATCTGGGCCCAGGGGAGGAACTGGAAGGTGCCCTCCTCGTTGGCCTTGGCCGAGAAGGCAAGGCCGTAGACGTTCTTGGCGGGATCAGTCAGCTTGCGCGCATCTTCGACCAGTTCGTCCCAGGTCTGCGGCGGCTTATTCGGATCGAGGCCCTTCGCCTTGAACATATCCTTGTTGTAGTAGAGGGCGATCGTGTTCGTCGCCTTCGGGACACCGAAATATTTGCCATCCCACTCGACCGACTTCAGCGGTCCGGGGAAGTAGTTTTCGGGCTTGATGACCTTCGAGTTCTTGATCATGTCGGTGAGATCAAGGAAGGCGCCGCGCGACGAGAAGAGCGCGTGCTCGGGATTGTCGACGGCGATGATATCGGGTGCCTGGCCGGTCGCGTAGGCGCGCATGGCTTCGGTGACGACGTCGTCGAACTGGATCACCCGATAT is part of the Rhizobium sp. Pop5 genome and harbors:
- a CDS encoding sugar ABC transporter substrate-binding protein, which produces MAIRKYAILGALALAGVSLFGLSAKAEDVKLTLWSLDKDTQPAPTLVKQFNDQHNGITIEYRVIQFDDVVTEAMRAYATGQAPDIIAVDNPEHALFSSRGAFLDLTDMIKNSKVIKPENYFPGPLKSVEWDGKYFGVPKATNTIALYYNKDMFKAKGLDPNKPPQTWDELVEDARKLTDPAKNVYGLAFSAKANEEGTFQFLPWAQMGGGSYEHINADGAVKALGIWKTIIDDKLASPDTLTRGQWDSTGTFNSGNAAMAISGPWELDRMLQEAKFDWGVTLLPIPKEGAERSSAMGDFNWAIFASSKHPAEAFKALEYFASQDDKMFKNFGQLPARSDISIPETGQPLKDAALKVFLEQLKYAKPRGPHPQWPKISKAIQDAIQAALTGQMSPKDALDQAADKIKAVLG
- a CDS encoding carbohydrate ABC transporter permease codes for the protein MKRILTSVRDGRGFDIVLVAFPLGFLFLMAGLPLIYNVVMSFQEVDMFSLGTFSRPFVGFKNYTDLFAQPETLPILYNTIIFVTGSIAGQFLIGFGLALFFWVNFPGASWMRGLFLVSWIMPGLVVGAIWNWILSGDFGVLNFILKESGIISANIFWRSDPHYSLYAVIIANIWLGTSFNMILLSVGLAGIPADLYEAAELDGANVWQRFWTITLPMMRSTIGAIVSLGLIFTLQQFDLFAAITSGGPNNSSNVTQYWAWDLSFRQYDFAKGATISVIMIVFVMFASVVYVRSTRHEVRG